The following coding sequences are from one Musa acuminata AAA Group cultivar baxijiao chromosome BXJ2-4, Cavendish_Baxijiao_AAA, whole genome shotgun sequence window:
- the LOC135609405 gene encoding transcription termination factor MTERF6, chloroplastic/mitochondrial-like, protein MTLMNRSPFVSLLFKAFTFIPRRRPADAAGFLSTHSYSAVSGAPQSSFIAEYLVSSCGFDPDEAAKASKLLSGIESRHQPDSVLGFFKSHGFDNTQMKRVLSVNPQWLLLDVEKTLAPKFRALQDLGFSCSDITHLVSSNNAVISHKLQNVLSKIQFWQGTLGSNDLLMKLCKRNRWFLSYSIEKKIQPNIEILRDFGITDQKLSMILRHRPLLLAQKAETLKALISRVEDLGVARTSGMFPLTLTVLHNVSEKKFKAHLEFFKGFGWSEDDFLAAFRKTPTLVSCSLKNLQRKMEFLVNETRCTPSYLATRSGILLVSLEKRLIPRYRILTGLKSRGVHIGNLRLSTYMSYAEKKFLEKFVFRYKEFPELIELYNVAPKTEMLFDTASA, encoded by the coding sequence CGCCGTCGTCCGGCCGATGCTGCCGGTTTTCTCTCAACCCATTCTTATTCCGCCGTCTCCGGTGCTCCACAGAGCAGCTTCATCGCTGAATACCTGGTCAGCTCCTGTGGCTTCGATCCGGATGAGGCGGCCAAGGCCTCGAAGCTCCTTAGCGGCATCGAATCCCGCCATCAGCCTGACTCCGTCCTTGGCTTCTTCAAAAGCCACGGTTTTGATAATACTCAGATGAAAAGGGTCCTATCTGTAAACCCCCAGTGGCTTCTCCTCGACGTGGAGAAGACTCTGGCCCCAAAGTTCCGAGCTTTGCAGGATCTGGGCTTCTCCTGCTCCGACATTACCCACCTCGTCAGCTCGAATAACGCCGTCATCAGCCACAAACTCCAGAACGTCTTGTCCAAGATACAATTTTGGCAAGGCACCCTCGGGTCCAACGACTTACTGATGAAGTTATGCAAGAGAAACAGGTGGTTTCTCTCGTATAGCATCGAGAAGAAGATCCAGCCTAACATTGAGATTCTAAGGGATTTCGGGATCACGGATCAGAAGCTCTCAATGATCCTACGGCACCGCCCCCTCCTCTTAGCCCAGAAGGCTGAAACCCTGAAGGCGTTAATCAGTCGTGTCGAGGATTTGGGAGTAGCTCGCACCTCAGGTATGTTCCCCTTGACCCTGACTGTGCTCCACAACGTCTCCGAGAAGAAATTCAAGGCTCACTTGGAGTTCTTCAAGGGTTTCGGGTGGTCCGAGGATGATTTCCTTGCTGCATTCAGAAAGACTCCTACTCTTGTGTCATGTTCTTTAAAGAATTTGCAGAGAAAGatggagttcttggtaaatgaaACCAGATGCACTCCGTCTTATCTTGCAACCCGGTCAGGGATTTTGTTGGTGAGTTTGGAGAAAAGGTTGATTCCAAGATATCGGATATTGACGGGCTTGAAGTCAAGGGGAGTTCACATCGGTAACCTCCGATTGAGCACATACATGTCATATGCAGAGAAGAAATTTCTGGAGAAGTTCGTCTTCCGCTACAAGGAGTTTCCAGAACTCATTGAATTGTATAATGTAGCCCCAAAAACAGAAATGCTCTTTGATACTGCAAGTGCATAA